The Phacochoerus africanus isolate WHEZ1 chromosome 3, ROS_Pafr_v1, whole genome shotgun sequence genome window below encodes:
- the CENPU gene encoding centromere protein U isoform X2, which translates to MAQPGRVPRSGVRYSENTVGRTQSMKDKPGRKHKPIDVFDFPDNSDISSISRLGENEKDEEPYETFDPPLHSTAIYADEEEFSRHVGPSLPSTPQGKEVRSSDTSEIEESENESVKISAKKPGRKLKPISDESESTEESDVRKVKPAENISTQQHEAVAATASSELSAKPAESVPPKKTAPLNAESSVEKEILVKESQLKTQRKEKMSHGKRKKSRNEANDLEKKTSDIVDLDVVLSAFENIILEYKQKIDSRICKEAINKFHSNLKEELIKMLKELQMLQTLKRKKAKMISDIEKKRQRLIEVQDELLRLEPELQQLQIKYDELKERKSSLKNAAYFLSNLKQLHQDYSDIQEKEPNAKEMYDSSSLPALLFKARPLLGTENHLRNSNYQLEKLLDQK; encoded by the exons ATGGCCCAGCCGGGACGAGTACCGCGCTCAGG TGTGAGATATTCAGAGAACACTGTAGGAAGAACACAGTCCATGAAAGAT AAACCTGGCCGAAAGCACAAGCCTATTGATGTGTTTGATTTTCCTGATAATTCTGATATCTCAAGCATCAGCAGACTGGGCGAAAATGAGAAAGATGAAGAACCCTATGAAACCTTtg ACCCTCCTTTACACAGCACTGCAATCTATGCTGACGAAGAAGAATTCTCCAGACACGTCGGGCCATCTCTCCCCTCAACACCtcaaggaaaagaagtgagaag TTCAGACACGTCTGAAATTGAAGAAAGTGAAAACGAGTCTGTGAAAATTAGTGCAAAGAAG CCGGGAAGAAAACTTAAGCCCATTAGTGATGAATCTGAAAGCACTGAAGAAAGTGATGTAAGAAAAGTTAAACCAGCAGAGAACATAAGCACACAACAGCATGAAGCTGTTGCAGCAACGGCATCTTCAGAACTTTCCGCGAAACCAGCTGAATCAGTTCCTCCTAAAAAGACAGCACCCCTGAATGCTGAGTCCTCTGTTGAAAAAGAGATTCTGGTAAAAGAAAGTCAACTG aaaactcagagaaaggagaagatgTCTCATggcaaaaggaagaaatcaagaaatgaaGCCAACGACTTGG aaaagaaaaccagtgaCATCGTGGACTTAGATGTTGTTTTGTCTGCATTTGAGAACATCATCCTAGAGTATAA ACAAAAAATAGATTCTAGAATTTGTAAGGAAGCTATCAACAAATTTCATTCTAATTTGAAAGAAGAACTCATCAAAATG CTTAAAGAACTCCAGATGCTACAAACTCTCAAAAGGAAGAAGGCTAAG ATGATTTCAGATATCGAAAAGAAACGGCAGCGTTTGATTGAAGTCCAGGATGAACTGCTTCG gttaGAACCAGAGCTGCAACAACTACAAATAAAGTATGATGAACTTAAGGAGAGAAAATCTTCCCTTAAGAATGCAGCATATTTCTTATCCAATTTAAAACAGCTTCATCAAGATTATTCAGATATTCAAGAGAAAGAACCAAATGCAAAGGAAATG TATGATTCATCTAGCCTTCCAGCTCTGCTATTCAAAGCAAGACCTCTTTTGGGAACTGAAAACCATCTTCGAAATAGCAACTATCAATTGGAAAAGCTCCTTGACCAGAAATGA
- the CENPU gene encoding centromere protein U isoform X1, whose amino-acid sequence MAQPGRVPRSGVRYSENTVGRTQSMKDKPGRKHKPIDVFDFPDNSDISSISRLGENEKDEEPYETFDPPLHSTAIYADEEEFSRHVGPSLPSTPQGKEVRSSDTSEIEESENESVKISAKKPGRKLKPISDESESTEESDVRKVKPAENISTQQHEAVAATASSELSAKPAESVPPKKTAPLNAESSVEKEILVKESQLKTQRKEKMSHGKRKKSRNEANDLDTSDCVPIWCLKEKKTSDIVDLDVVLSAFENIILEYKQKIDSRICKEAINKFHSNLKEELIKMLKELQMLQTLKRKKAKMISDIEKKRQRLIEVQDELLRLEPELQQLQIKYDELKERKSSLKNAAYFLSNLKQLHQDYSDIQEKEPNAKEMYDSSSLPALLFKARPLLGTENHLRNSNYQLEKLLDQK is encoded by the exons ATGGCCCAGCCGGGACGAGTACCGCGCTCAGG TGTGAGATATTCAGAGAACACTGTAGGAAGAACACAGTCCATGAAAGAT AAACCTGGCCGAAAGCACAAGCCTATTGATGTGTTTGATTTTCCTGATAATTCTGATATCTCAAGCATCAGCAGACTGGGCGAAAATGAGAAAGATGAAGAACCCTATGAAACCTTtg ACCCTCCTTTACACAGCACTGCAATCTATGCTGACGAAGAAGAATTCTCCAGACACGTCGGGCCATCTCTCCCCTCAACACCtcaaggaaaagaagtgagaag TTCAGACACGTCTGAAATTGAAGAAAGTGAAAACGAGTCTGTGAAAATTAGTGCAAAGAAG CCGGGAAGAAAACTTAAGCCCATTAGTGATGAATCTGAAAGCACTGAAGAAAGTGATGTAAGAAAAGTTAAACCAGCAGAGAACATAAGCACACAACAGCATGAAGCTGTTGCAGCAACGGCATCTTCAGAACTTTCCGCGAAACCAGCTGAATCAGTTCCTCCTAAAAAGACAGCACCCCTGAATGCTGAGTCCTCTGTTGAAAAAGAGATTCTGGTAAAAGAAAGTCAACTG aaaactcagagaaaggagaagatgTCTCATggcaaaaggaagaaatcaagaaatgaaGCCAACGACTTGG ATACTTCTGACTGTGTACCTATTTggtgtttaaaagaaaagaaaaccagtgaCATCGTGGACTTAGATGTTGTTTTGTCTGCATTTGAGAACATCATCCTAGAGTATAA ACAAAAAATAGATTCTAGAATTTGTAAGGAAGCTATCAACAAATTTCATTCTAATTTGAAAGAAGAACTCATCAAAATG CTTAAAGAACTCCAGATGCTACAAACTCTCAAAAGGAAGAAGGCTAAG ATGATTTCAGATATCGAAAAGAAACGGCAGCGTTTGATTGAAGTCCAGGATGAACTGCTTCG gttaGAACCAGAGCTGCAACAACTACAAATAAAGTATGATGAACTTAAGGAGAGAAAATCTTCCCTTAAGAATGCAGCATATTTCTTATCCAATTTAAAACAGCTTCATCAAGATTATTCAGATATTCAAGAGAAAGAACCAAATGCAAAGGAAATG TATGATTCATCTAGCCTTCCAGCTCTGCTATTCAAAGCAAGACCTCTTTTGGGAACTGAAAACCATCTTCGAAATAGCAACTATCAATTGGAAAAGCTCCTTGACCAGAAATGA